Proteins encoded by one window of Taeniopygia guttata chromosome 1A, bTaeGut7.mat, whole genome shotgun sequence:
- the GRAP2 gene encoding GRB2-related adapter protein 2 isoform X2: MEAIAKFDFTASGEDELSFQAGDVLKILSSQEEWYKAELRSHEGYVPKNFIDFHVPHWFDEKISRHEAENLLMSKGVGCFVVRASQNSHGDFSISVRHEDDVQHFKVMRDSKGSYYLWTEKFHSLNKLVDYYKTSSISRQKQIFLRDNSQEEKERHGGSLERIGREGFYVGGAAGEDHSSISKRYVEYPIPILQQQQERYGGSLDRKDMMHRLRDHGQGSAGAMQRRHTDPLHQQAQRTLWVRALYDFDAMEHDELGFRSGDILEVLDSSNPSWWKGRLRGELGLFPANYVTPVLL, from the exons ATGGAAGCCATCGCCAAGTTTGATTTCACGGCTTCTGGAGAAGACGAGTTGAGCTTCCAGGCTGGGGATGTGTTGAAG ATTTTGAGTTCTCAGGAAGAGTGGTACAAGGCTGAGCTAAGAAGTCATGAGGGCTACGTTCCTAAGAACTTCATTGATTTCCATGTTCCCCA CTGGTTTGATGAGAAGATATCCCGCCACGAAGCAGAGAACCTTCTCATGAGCAAAGGAGTTGGCTGCTTCGTTGTCCGAGCCAGTCAGAACTCTCATGGTGACTTCTCCATCTCTGTCAG GCATGAAGATGATGTACAACACTTCAAAGTGATGAGGGATTCAAAGGGTAGCTATTACCTGTGGACAGAGAAATTCCACTCACTAAACAAACTGGTGGACTACTACAAGACGAGTTCCATCTCCAGGCAGAAGCAGATCTTCTTAAGGGACAACAGCCAAGAAGAAAAG GAGAGGCACGGTGGGAGCCTGGAACGGATAGGTCGGGAAGGATTCTACgtgggaggagcagctggagaagaTCATTCTTCTATATCCAAGAGATATGTAGAGTATCCTATTCCCatactgcagcagcagcag GAAAGATATGGTGGGAGTCTGGACAGGAAAGACATGATGCATAGACTAAGGGATCATGGCCAAGGAAGTGCAGGAGCTATGCAACGGAGACACACAGACCCACTGCACCAGCAGGCACAG AGAACGCTGTGGGTCCGTGCCTTGTACGACTTTGATGCGATGGAGCACGATGAGCTGGGCTTCCGCAGTGGGGACATCTTAGAGGTCCTGGACAGCTCCAACCCATCCTGGTGGAAAGGACGCCTGCGTGGGGAACTGGGTCTCTTCCCTGCCAACTACGTCACACCGGTGCTGCTGTGA
- the GRAP2 gene encoding GRB2-related adapter protein 2 isoform X1 encodes MEAIAKFDFTASGEDELSFQAGDVLKILSSQEEWYKAELRSHEGYVPKNFIDFHVPHWFDEKISRHEAENLLMSKGVGCFVVRASQNSHGDFSISVRHEDDVQHFKVMRDSKGSYYLWTEKFHSLNKLVDYYKTSSISRQKQIFLRDNSQEEKERHGGSLERIGREGFYVGGAAGEDHSSISKRYVEYPIPILQQQQERYGGSLDRKDMMHRLRDHGQGSAGAMQRRHTDPLHQQAQRTLWVRALYDFDAMEHDELGFRSGDILEVLDSSNPSWWKGRLRGELGLFPANYVTPVLLF; translated from the exons ATGGAAGCCATCGCCAAGTTTGATTTCACGGCTTCTGGAGAAGACGAGTTGAGCTTCCAGGCTGGGGATGTGTTGAAG ATTTTGAGTTCTCAGGAAGAGTGGTACAAGGCTGAGCTAAGAAGTCATGAGGGCTACGTTCCTAAGAACTTCATTGATTTCCATGTTCCCCA CTGGTTTGATGAGAAGATATCCCGCCACGAAGCAGAGAACCTTCTCATGAGCAAAGGAGTTGGCTGCTTCGTTGTCCGAGCCAGTCAGAACTCTCATGGTGACTTCTCCATCTCTGTCAG GCATGAAGATGATGTACAACACTTCAAAGTGATGAGGGATTCAAAGGGTAGCTATTACCTGTGGACAGAGAAATTCCACTCACTAAACAAACTGGTGGACTACTACAAGACGAGTTCCATCTCCAGGCAGAAGCAGATCTTCTTAAGGGACAACAGCCAAGAAGAAAAG GAGAGGCACGGTGGGAGCCTGGAACGGATAGGTCGGGAAGGATTCTACgtgggaggagcagctggagaagaTCATTCTTCTATATCCAAGAGATATGTAGAGTATCCTATTCCCatactgcagcagcagcag GAAAGATATGGTGGGAGTCTGGACAGGAAAGACATGATGCATAGACTAAGGGATCATGGCCAAGGAAGTGCAGGAGCTATGCAACGGAGACACACAGACCCACTGCACCAGCAGGCACAG AGAACGCTGTGGGTCCGTGCCTTGTACGACTTTGATGCGATGGAGCACGATGAGCTGGGCTTCCGCAGTGGGGACATCTTAGAGGTCCTGGACAGCTCCAACCCATCCTGGTGGAAAGGACGCCTGCGTGGGGAACTGGGTCTCTTCCCTGCCAACTACGTCACACCGGTGCTGCT